The following are encoded in a window of Castanea sativa cultivar Marrone di Chiusa Pesio chromosome 5, ASM4071231v1 genomic DNA:
- the LOC142635961 gene encoding large ribosomal subunit protein eL39x produces the protein MPSHKTFMIKKKLAKKMRQNRPIPHWIRMRTDNTIRYNAKRRHWRRTKLGF, from the exons atg CCTTCCCACAAGACCTTCATGATCAAGAAGAAGCTGGCTAAGAAGATGAGGCAGAATAGGCCCATCCCTCACTGGATCCGCATGAGGACTGACAACACCATCAG gTACAATGCAAAGCGCAGGCACTGGCGCCGTACCAAGCTTGGATTCTGA